One genomic segment of Paenibacillus sp. FSL H8-0332 includes these proteins:
- a CDS encoding helix-turn-helix domain-containing protein — MKYEVDLTQMCPATFAFHVIGGKWNLPILALLSEEGPIRYNELKRRLNGITGTTLTHCLKDLIDYGIIHREQYHEVPPRVEYSLTPSGQELVPLIEEIVAWGASNIHALGGQKV; from the coding sequence ATGAAATATGAGGTTGACTTAACGCAGATGTGCCCCGCCACCTTTGCTTTTCATGTCATCGGCGGAAAATGGAATCTGCCTATCCTCGCTTTACTGAGCGAAGAGGGGCCGATCCGGTATAACGAACTAAAAAGAAGGCTGAACGGCATCACCGGAACAACCCTGACCCATTGTCTGAAGGATCTCATCGACTACGGGATTATCCACCGTGAGCAATATCATGAGGTGCCTCCGCGCGTCGAATATTCCCTTACCCCCTCCGGGCAGGAATTGGTTCCGTTAATTGAAGAGATTGTAGCCTGGGGAGCGAGTAACATTCATGCCTTAGGCGGACAGAAGGTATAG
- a CDS encoding fused MFS/spermidine synthase, producing the protein MKVVTHSICRRSLIRLHAPLHTNHDSQDIEVYDTTELYGETGRFRVLQFSGEAVQGAMDLDHPRRVIFEYPRAMIHLMEAGNPYFEHVFLIGHGIGTIAGYFAEKQFTVAELNTKVVEYSRTRFGYTQDNILIGDGRSLLEAAPDQGHDYILLDAFTAAGTPPHFTTLEFFRLTRAKLNGHGQIIMNLMGRSGNDRLISAIHTTLREVYPYTRTFALPGEGRADLCNILMTASARPIPCQSRHMAGFSEITPVPGHVIRDR; encoded by the coding sequence ATGAAGGTTGTAACGCATTCCATCTGCAGAAGGAGTCTGATCCGCTTGCACGCACCACTCCATACTAACCACGACTCTCAGGACATCGAGGTCTACGATACAACCGAGCTATACGGCGAGACCGGACGGTTCCGGGTACTGCAATTCTCGGGGGAAGCTGTTCAGGGCGCAATGGATCTGGACCATCCGCGCCGGGTGATCTTCGAGTATCCCCGGGCGATGATCCATCTGATGGAGGCGGGTAATCCTTATTTCGAGCATGTCTTCCTGATCGGACACGGGATTGGTACGATTGCCGGTTATTTCGCCGAGAAGCAGTTTACGGTGGCTGAGCTGAACACGAAGGTAGTGGAGTACAGCAGAACCCGCTTTGGCTACACGCAGGATAACATCCTGATCGGTGACGGCCGCAGCCTGCTGGAAGCCGCCCCGGACCAGGGCCATGACTACATCCTGCTTGATGCCTTCACCGCTGCCGGGACACCGCCCCATTTCACCACACTGGAGTTCTTCCGCCTAACCCGCGCCAAGCTGAACGGACACGGCCAGATCATCATGAATCTGATGGGCCGCAGCGGCAATGACCGCTTAATCAGTGCCATCCATACCACACTTCGTGAAGTGTATCCATATACCAGAACCTTCGCCCTTCCGGGAGAGGGCAGGGCGGATCTCTGCAATATCCTTATGACTGCCAGCGCCCGGCCGATCCCCTGCCAGTCCCGCCACATGGCCGGCTTCAGCGAGATCACTCCAGTGCCGGGTCATGTGATCCGGGACCGGTGA
- a CDS encoding MATE family efflux transporter, whose protein sequence is MDTENLYYFEKAPITKAVAHFAVPMMLGTSMNVIYSILNAYFLGTLHNTAMLTALALTLPLFAIIMALGNLVGIGSGTYISRLLGEHKYDEVKQVSSFAFYSSLVLGLLVMAVGLPLIGPILHSLGATPDSYGFTKDYVTVMLIGAPFVVLFFTLENMVRSEGAAIVSMIGMMLSVVVNILLDALVIFVLHWGVIGVASATVVANMVASAYYAFHMGYKSQFLTISFKWFKATKDILSNVFKIGVPVFIMSVFLGAMSLIFNLFLIEYGDSAVAAYGISSRLLQFPEFILMGLCEGVVPLIAFSFTADKLRMKHTIGFTVKAMAAMAAVFGIIVYLISDHLIGLFTQDPQMIQMGSYILHVTFLSLFISGLTTLFMGIFQATAQGTAAFVMSIIQGVTLIPVLFFANQTNGFHGVVWSLVIADAAAFLVGAAMLYALRHKLQPELESLVH, encoded by the coding sequence ATGGATACCGAAAACCTTTATTATTTTGAAAAAGCACCCATCACCAAAGCCGTCGCCCATTTCGCCGTGCCCATGATGTTAGGCACATCCATGAACGTCATCTATTCGATTCTGAATGCCTATTTCCTGGGCACTCTCCACAATACGGCCATGCTGACCGCACTCGCCTTGACCCTGCCGCTGTTCGCCATCATCATGGCGCTGGGCAATCTGGTGGGCATAGGCAGCGGCACATATATCTCACGGCTGCTTGGTGAGCACAAATATGATGAAGTCAAGCAAGTGTCTTCCTTCGCCTTTTACAGCAGTCTCGTGCTTGGCCTCCTCGTGATGGCCGTGGGTCTGCCGCTGATCGGCCCGATCCTTCACAGTCTGGGGGCAACACCGGATTCCTATGGATTCACGAAGGATTATGTCACTGTCATGCTGATTGGCGCGCCGTTTGTCGTGTTGTTCTTTACGCTGGAGAATATGGTCCGCTCCGAGGGTGCCGCCATCGTGTCCATGATCGGGATGATGCTCAGCGTGGTGGTTAATATCCTGCTCGATGCACTGGTCATCTTCGTGCTCCACTGGGGTGTAATTGGCGTAGCGTCGGCAACGGTTGTTGCCAACATGGTTGCGAGTGCCTACTATGCCTTCCATATGGGCTACAAAAGCCAATTCCTGACGATCTCCTTCAAATGGTTCAAGGCCACCAAGGATATTCTCAGCAATGTGTTCAAAATCGGCGTTCCGGTCTTTATCATGAGTGTCTTTCTGGGAGCCATGTCGCTGATCTTCAACCTGTTCCTGATCGAATATGGAGATTCGGCTGTAGCCGCTTACGGGATATCCTCAAGATTGCTGCAATTTCCCGAGTTTATTCTGATGGGATTGTGCGAGGGAGTGGTGCCGCTCATTGCCTTCTCATTCACAGCGGATAAGCTGCGCATGAAGCATACCATCGGATTCACGGTAAAAGCGATGGCCGCCATGGCTGCCGTATTCGGCATCATCGTCTATCTGATATCCGACCATCTGATCGGTCTGTTCACCCAGGACCCGCAAATGATTCAAATGGGCAGCTACATTCTGCATGTCACCTTCTTGTCCTTATTCATTTCAGGGCTGACCACCTTGTTCATGGGGATCTTCCAAGCTACCGCGCAGGGAACGGCCGCGTTCGTAATGTCCATTATTCAAGGGGTCACACTGATTCCTGTGCTCTTCTTCGCCAACCAGACGAATGGCTTCCATGGAGTGGTGTGGTCGCTGGTCATTGCCGATGCCGCTGCCTTCCTGGTCGGTGCCGCCATGCTGTACGCCCTACGGCACAAGCTGCAGCCCGAACTAGAGAGTCTGGTACATTAA
- a CDS encoding DsbA family protein, producing MNTNPMICDLKTGVCGVSDDEATQIIDFNPQQQPKVTLYYATDPICSHCWAIEPTLNRFIQQYGKYFHLQPLMGGLLAGWNGFADKANGIQQPSDVAGHWKEVGEHYRMPIDGTLWLNNPIMSSYPPSRVFKVIQQRHPGKELAYLRSAREAVFVFNRNIGEDEVLADIVDSLGLPGDEIVEAAGLEAAQELLEADFQKAAQLGVRGFPTLVMVNEENQGLKLVGSRTLQNYVDALQQLIPEPLAPADVPAMPELLAEGHLLFSREIEAMYDINPEEVEAFTAAALPEQSYRTRQILGEMFIEPA from the coding sequence ATGAATACAAATCCAATGATCTGTGATCTGAAGACAGGTGTATGCGGGGTCAGCGACGATGAGGCTACACAAATTATAGATTTCAATCCCCAGCAGCAGCCCAAAGTTACTCTCTATTATGCGACTGATCCGATCTGTTCACACTGCTGGGCCATCGAGCCTACCCTGAACCGGTTTATCCAGCAATATGGCAAGTACTTTCATTTACAGCCTCTGATGGGCGGATTATTAGCCGGGTGGAACGGCTTTGCTGACAAGGCAAATGGAATACAGCAGCCCTCCGATGTAGCGGGACATTGGAAGGAAGTCGGAGAGCATTACCGCATGCCTATTGACGGTACCCTATGGCTGAATAATCCGATCATGTCCTCTTATCCGCCCTCCCGAGTGTTCAAGGTTATCCAGCAGAGACATCCGGGGAAGGAACTGGCCTACTTGCGGAGCGCCAGAGAAGCTGTCTTCGTCTTCAACCGGAATATCGGGGAAGACGAGGTCCTCGCGGATATTGTGGATAGTCTGGGATTACCCGGCGATGAGATCGTTGAGGCCGCAGGTCTGGAAGCAGCGCAGGAGCTGCTGGAAGCAGATTTCCAAAAGGCAGCCCAGCTTGGCGTACGCGGCTTCCCGACCCTTGTCATGGTCAATGAAGAGAACCAAGGCCTCAAGCTCGTCGGTTCCCGGACACTGCAAAACTACGTAGATGCACTGCAGCAGCTTATCCCTGAGCCGCTTGCTCCTGCTGATGTCCCGGCTATGCCTGAGCTGCTGGCCGAAGGACATCTTCTCTTCTCCAGAGAAATTGAAGCCATGTACGATATCAATCCAGAGGAAGTGGAGGCCTTCACCGCCGCTGCACTTCCCGAGCAGTCTTACCGCACGCGGCAGATCCTGGGTGAGATGTTCATCGAACCAGCCTGA
- a CDS encoding CYTH domain-containing protein, with the protein MAMEIERKFLLPEYPERLIEEGQLKVLTRHSIDQTYLAIEDGQELRVRKITDLDTGEVTYTHTFKDGKGISRQEIEYFISAGLYNQMIEMAKAIPLVKTRITGVWNGTTVEIDLYTQLELTVLEVEFDSLEEAEGFVAPEWFGLDVSTEKKYSNKTVWKELQGK; encoded by the coding sequence ATGGCTATGGAGATTGAACGCAAATTCCTGCTGCCGGAATACCCGGAGCGGCTGATTGAAGAAGGACAGCTGAAGGTGCTGACCCGTCACAGTATTGACCAGACGTATCTTGCAATTGAGGACGGGCAGGAGCTGCGGGTGCGGAAGATCACGGATCTGGACACGGGCGAGGTTACTTACACGCATACGTTCAAGGATGGCAAGGGCATCAGCCGCCAGGAGATTGAATATTTCATTTCCGCAGGCTTGTATAACCAGATGATTGAGATGGCGAAGGCTATCCCGCTGGTCAAAACCCGCATTACAGGCGTATGGAACGGCACAACGGTGGAGATTGATCTCTACACCCAGCTGGAGCTTACCGTGCTTGAGGTAGAGTTCGATTCGCTGGAGGAGGCGGAAGGCTTCGTGGCCCCGGAATGGTTCGGCCTGGATGTCAGCACAGAGAAGAAGTACAGCAACAAAACCGTCTGG
- a CDS encoding glycoside hydrolase family 2 protein has product MKQLQIDLSNWEFRACGDEEWLTAVVPGTVHTDLLRNGVIDQPFYGTNEHELQWIDKKDWEYRTGFVLEEAWQTLAVTELVFAGLDTYADVYVNGVHALSADNMFLSWTVNVKGLLRAGENEIRIVFRSVVTEDLPKLAALGYALPAPNDQSELGGLQEQRISVFARKAPYHYGWDWGPRFLTSGIWREAMLTGRNVTAIEDLYIRQHAVNEQEARLTAVIEADAPEAWNGMLRVSTEGQEWMKAVTLVPGKQMLELELVIDRPRLWWCNGLGTPELYDFRAELLQGAEAIAVSEVTTGIREIKLVRKPDAQGASFHFELNGVPVFAKGANHIPNDSFITEVTEERYRHEIATAVASNMNMLRVWGGGFYEEEVFYRLCDEYGLLVWQDFMFACSMYPGDEAFLNNVRTEAVYNVRKLRNHPCIALWCGNNEIDSAWSQYEEYMGWGWKEGYTAEIRETLWRAYEEIFHRILPEAVAANHPGMDYWPSSPLRDLTGGLDQHATRIMGDGDIHYWGVWHAKEPFENYNLKVGRFMSEYGFQSFPELKSVLSYAEEEELELESKVMLAHQKNGSGNQLIKEYMDMYLPQPKDFRGFLYMSQMLQAEAIRMAMESHRRNKPYCMGTLYWQMNDCWPVASWAGMDYYGRWKALQYTVRRSFQEVLLSVDSTDGESVKVYGVSDRREALDAELVLRLHDISGALLREWSQPVTLAADSSAVVFTLPLAEVLEGREPAQVLLIASLLESGQVPEARQVLERKEHYFAAAKDIPLSQPVITVSEVPGSGGQSFTLSSDVLARGVHLTVEEEGIFSDNYFDLLPGEPKTVKFSLRSSGNGGGDFIPAAPTGLVVRSMADYI; this is encoded by the coding sequence ATGAAGCAACTACAAATCGACCTGTCGAACTGGGAATTCAGAGCCTGCGGAGATGAAGAATGGCTTACGGCTGTTGTACCGGGAACGGTGCATACGGATCTGCTGCGCAATGGCGTTATCGATCAGCCCTTCTATGGAACGAATGAGCATGAGCTGCAATGGATTGATAAAAAGGACTGGGAATACAGAACCGGATTTGTATTAGAAGAGGCATGGCAGACGCTGGCGGTAACTGAGCTGGTGTTCGCCGGGCTGGATACGTATGCCGATGTGTATGTAAACGGAGTTCATGCCTTGTCCGCAGACAATATGTTCCTGTCCTGGACCGTGAATGTGAAGGGGCTGCTGCGGGCGGGTGAGAATGAAATCCGCATCGTCTTCCGCTCGGTGGTGACGGAGGATCTGCCGAAGCTGGCGGCGCTGGGCTACGCTCTGCCTGCACCTAATGACCAGTCTGAGTTAGGTGGTCTTCAGGAGCAGCGGATCAGTGTATTTGCCCGCAAAGCACCGTATCACTACGGCTGGGACTGGGGTCCCCGATTCCTGACCAGCGGGATCTGGCGGGAAGCTATGCTGACAGGCCGTAACGTTACGGCGATTGAGGATCTGTACATTCGCCAGCATGCGGTGAATGAGCAGGAGGCCCGGCTGACGGCCGTGATTGAGGCGGACGCGCCGGAAGCATGGAACGGGATGCTGCGCGTGAGCACTGAAGGGCAGGAATGGATGAAGGCGGTTACGCTCGTTCCGGGCAAGCAGATGCTAGAGCTTGAGCTGGTAATTGACCGCCCGCGCCTGTGGTGGTGCAATGGCCTGGGCACACCGGAGCTGTACGATTTCCGTGCAGAGCTGCTGCAAGGAGCGGAGGCTATAGCGGTATCGGAGGTAACGACGGGAATTCGGGAAATCAAGCTGGTGCGTAAGCCGGATGCGCAGGGGGCTTCGTTCCATTTTGAGCTGAACGGGGTGCCGGTCTTCGCCAAGGGTGCCAATCATATCCCGAACGACAGCTTCATTACAGAGGTTACGGAAGAACGTTACCGCCATGAGATTGCCACGGCCGTGGCATCCAATATGAATATGCTGCGGGTGTGGGGCGGCGGCTTCTATGAAGAAGAAGTGTTCTACCGGCTGTGTGATGAATACGGGCTGCTGGTCTGGCAGGATTTCATGTTCGCCTGCAGCATGTACCCGGGCGATGAGGCGTTCCTGAATAATGTCCGCACAGAAGCGGTATATAATGTCCGTAAATTGCGTAACCACCCTTGTATCGCACTCTGGTGCGGGAACAATGAGATTGACTCGGCCTGGTCGCAGTATGAGGAGTACATGGGCTGGGGCTGGAAGGAAGGATATACGGCTGAGATCAGGGAGACCCTCTGGCGGGCTTATGAAGAGATTTTCCACCGGATTCTGCCGGAAGCCGTGGCTGCGAACCATCCGGGTATGGACTACTGGCCTTCCTCACCGCTGCGCGATCTCACTGGTGGTCTGGATCAGCATGCCACGCGGATTATGGGCGACGGGGATATCCACTATTGGGGTGTCTGGCACGCCAAGGAGCCGTTCGAGAACTATAATCTCAAGGTCGGCCGCTTTATGAGCGAATACGGCTTCCAGTCCTTCCCGGAGCTGAAGTCGGTGCTGAGCTATGCAGAGGAAGAGGAGCTGGAGCTGGAATCGAAGGTAATGCTGGCCCATCAGAAGAACGGATCGGGCAATCAGCTGATTAAGGAATATATGGATATGTACCTGCCGCAGCCGAAGGATTTCCGGGGCTTCCTGTACATGAGCCAGATGCTTCAGGCCGAGGCGATCCGCATGGCTATGGAGAGTCACCGCCGTAACAAGCCTTATTGCATGGGCACACTGTACTGGCAGATGAATGACTGCTGGCCGGTAGCCTCCTGGGCGGGCATGGATTATTATGGGCGCTGGAAGGCGCTGCAATATACGGTGCGCCGCAGCTTCCAGGAGGTGCTGCTGTCTGTAGACAGCACAGATGGGGAGAGCGTCAAGGTCTATGGGGTGTCTGACCGGCGGGAGGCATTGGACGCAGAGCTGGTGCTGCGGCTGCATGATATCAGCGGCGCGCTGCTGCGCGAATGGTCACAGCCGGTAACCCTCGCTGCGGATTCGTCGGCTGTGGTCTTCACGCTGCCGCTGGCCGAAGTGTTGGAGGGCCGCGAACCGGCTCAGGTGCTGCTGATAGCTTCCCTGCTGGAGAGCGGGCAGGTGCCGGAGGCAAGGCAGGTGCTGGAGCGCAAGGAGCATTACTTCGCGGCTGCCAAGGATATTCCGCTGAGCCAGCCGGTTATCACAGTGAGCGAGGTACCGGGAAGCGGCGGGCAGAGCTTCACGCTAAGCAGCGATGTACTGGCGCGGGGCGTGCACCTGACGGTGGAAGAAGAGGGGATCTTCTCCGATAATTACTTCGATCTGTTGCCGGGCGAGCCGAAGACGGTCAAGTTCTCGCTTAGAAGCAGTGGCAATGGAGGAGGCGACTTCATCCCGGCAGCGCCGACAGGACTCGTAGTCCGTTCGATGGCGGATTATATCTAA
- a CDS encoding TetR family transcriptional regulator, whose product MKKAQPQISEDRILEASWELLREEGIEKFSMRRLADRLGIQAPSLYWYFKSKQNLYQRLANHISRVILEEHRPEGDWKEQLTEFAVTVRSVLSRYSCSTQLMMMTLPHEPDIIRFNNRMLHCVESTPLEEAQKVQVVTTLVNFVFFFVLDDYEHERNVSMMVKEQQEPPGEELLRLMESMSEKEVGLFRRMFKNGLFELLGTDGAFEFGLRLILLGTEQVIKEHEEQQKQK is encoded by the coding sequence ATGAAAAAAGCACAACCTCAAATCTCGGAGGACCGGATTCTGGAGGCTTCATGGGAGCTTCTCAGGGAGGAGGGCATCGAGAAATTCAGTATGCGGCGGCTGGCGGACCGGCTGGGGATTCAGGCTCCCTCGCTGTATTGGTATTTCAAGAGCAAGCAGAACCTGTACCAGCGGCTGGCCAACCACATCTCCAGAGTCATCCTGGAGGAGCACCGCCCGGAGGGCGACTGGAAGGAGCAGCTGACAGAATTTGCGGTAACGGTACGGAGTGTGCTCAGCCGGTATTCCTGCTCTACGCAGCTTATGATGATGACACTGCCCCACGAGCCGGATATTATCCGCTTCAACAACCGGATGCTGCACTGTGTGGAATCCACGCCGCTTGAGGAGGCGCAGAAGGTGCAGGTGGTTACTACACTTGTGAACTTCGTGTTCTTCTTCGTGCTGGATGATTATGAGCATGAGCGCAATGTCTCCATGATGGTTAAGGAACAGCAGGAGCCGCCGGGCGAGGAACTGCTTCGCCTGATGGAGTCGATGAGCGAGAAGGAGGTTGGGTTGTTCCGCAGGATGTTCAAGAACGGACTGTTCGAGCTGCTGGGGACCGATGGGGCCTTTGAATTCGGCCTGAGGCTGATACTGCTTGGGACGGAGCAGGTGATTAAGGAGCATGAAGAGCAGCAGAAGCAGAAGTAA